The following coding sequences lie in one Lolium perenne isolate Kyuss_39 chromosome 2, Kyuss_2.0, whole genome shotgun sequence genomic window:
- the LOC127335848 gene encoding uncharacterized protein yields the protein MLSLLFNRPRPLPPRRYISIGLFSPLSCPSSVPDIPDLPQPSSQSPVLLYIAMAGGTATVCSMCGDVGFPDKLFQCARCRYRFQHSYCTNYYGDGAPASAGADMCDWCLGDVAGNKARRCGSASGKQQASGSQDSITTSSSGRADKAASGGDQESGRRVSTKVGGRRYKLLKDVLC from the exons ATGCTCTCTCTCCTATTTAATAGGCCTCGGCCCCTCCCTCCTCGCCGCTACATTTCCATcggtctcttctctcccctctcctgcCCATCTTCTGTCCCTGATATTCCTGATCTGCCTCAGCCCTCAAGTCAGTCCCCGGTCTTGCTCTACATCGCCATGGCCGGCGGCACCGCCACCGTCTGCTCCATGTGCGGCGACGTCGGGTTCCCCGACAAGCTCTTCCAGTGCGCGCGCTGCCGCTACCGCTTCCAGCACTC CTATTGCACGAACTACTACGGCGACGgggcgccggcgtcggcgggggccGACATGTGCGACTGGTGCCTCGGCGACGTCGCCGGGAATAAGGCGAGGAGGTGCGGCTCCGCatctgggaagcagcaggcctctGGAAGCCAGGACTCAATCACGACGAGCTCCTCCGGCAGGGCCGACAAGGCGGCCAGCGGCGGCGACCAGGAGAGCGGCCGGCGGGTGTCGACCAAGGTGGGCGGCCGCAGGTACAAGCTGCTCAAGGATGTCCTGTGTTAG